One genomic region from Mycobacterium basiliense encodes:
- the idsA2 gene encoding bifunctional (2E,6E)-farnesyl/geranyl diphosphate synthase encodes MAGTITDQLRQYLRDRRDAAAYIGDDYDVLTAWLQDFALSGGKRLRPIFAYWGWQAVATEDPDPDVLLLFSALELLHAWALIHDDLIDASSTRRGRPTAQLHFAELHRQRNWLGPAHHFGVSAAILAGDVAQAWADDIVSKVCEARLPPDAQWRIRRVWSDIRTEVLGGQYLDVVAEASAADSITSAMTVATYKTACYTVLRPLQLGVAAAADRPDVQAVFHQFGMDLGVAFQLRDDVLGVFGDPAITGKPSGDDLKSGKRTVLVAEAAELADKSDPMAANLLRTSIGTGLTDAQVQQLREVIVNVGALAAAENRIAELTQRALATLASAPINARAKAGLAELAQSATDRSA; translated from the coding sequence TTGGCCGGCACCATTACCGACCAACTCCGACAGTACCTGCGCGACCGCCGCGATGCGGCGGCCTACATCGGTGACGACTACGACGTTTTGACTGCCTGGCTCCAAGACTTCGCGCTCTCCGGCGGCAAGCGCCTGCGGCCGATTTTCGCCTACTGGGGTTGGCAGGCGGTGGCCACCGAAGACCCCGACCCCGACGTGCTGCTGCTGTTTTCCGCGCTGGAACTGCTGCACGCCTGGGCGCTGATACATGACGACCTGATAGACGCTTCGTCGACTCGCCGCGGCCGACCGACCGCACAATTGCACTTCGCCGAGCTGCACCGACAGCGCAATTGGCTGGGCCCCGCACACCACTTCGGGGTCTCGGCCGCCATCCTGGCCGGCGACGTGGCACAAGCCTGGGCGGATGACATCGTCTCCAAGGTATGTGAGGCCAGGCTGCCACCCGACGCTCAATGGAGGATCCGGCGAGTGTGGTCGGATATCCGCACCGAGGTGCTCGGCGGTCAATACCTCGACGTGGTCGCCGAGGCCAGCGCCGCGGATTCGATCACATCGGCGATGACCGTCGCCACCTACAAGACCGCCTGTTACACCGTGCTAAGACCGTTGCAGTTGGGGGTCGCTGCGGCCGCCGATCGGCCCGACGTTCAGGCGGTATTCCACCAGTTCGGGATGGACCTCGGGGTGGCCTTCCAGCTGCGCGACGACGTCCTGGGCGTGTTCGGCGACCCGGCAATAACCGGCAAGCCATCCGGCGACGACCTCAAGTCGGGAAAGCGTACGGTGCTGGTCGCCGAAGCCGCTGAGCTGGCGGACAAGTCCGATCCCATGGCGGCCAACCTGTTGCGCACCTCGATCGGTACCGGGCTGACGGACGCCCAGGTGCAGCAGCTGCGCGAGGTGATCGTGAACGTCGGCGCACTGGCAGCGGCGGAGAACCGAATCGCCGAACTCACCCAACGCGCGCTGGCGACTCTCGCCTCAGCACCCATCAATGCGAGGGCAAAGGCCGGGTTGGCGGAATTGGCGCAGTCGGCCACGGACCGGTCGGCCTGA